In a genomic window of Streptomyces koelreuteriae:
- the dhaK gene encoding dihydroxyacetone kinase subunit DhaK: MKMLINVPETVVADALRGLAAAHPELTVDVENRVIVRRDAPVAGKVGLVSGGGSGHEPLHGGFVGPGMLSAACPGEVFTSPVPDQMLRAAAAVDSGAGVLFIVKNYTGDVLNFDMAAELAEDEGIQVAKVLVNDDVAVTDSLYTAGRRGTGATLFVEKIAGAAADEGMPLERVEAIARQVNENSRSFGIALSACSTPAKGSPTFDLPTGELELGIGIHGEPGRERRAMMTSGEIAEAAVEAVVEDLQPRNPVLVLVNGMGATPLLELYGFNAEVHRVLAQRGVPVARVLVGNYVTSLDMAGASLTLCQVDEELLRLWDAPVKTAGLRWGM; the protein is encoded by the coding sequence GTGAAGATGCTGATCAACGTCCCGGAGACCGTGGTCGCGGACGCGCTGCGTGGTCTGGCGGCTGCCCACCCGGAGCTGACCGTGGACGTGGAGAACCGGGTGATCGTGCGGCGGGACGCTCCCGTGGCCGGAAAAGTGGGGCTGGTCTCGGGCGGAGGCTCGGGGCACGAGCCGTTGCACGGGGGTTTCGTGGGTCCCGGCATGCTGTCGGCGGCCTGTCCGGGCGAGGTGTTCACCTCCCCCGTTCCCGACCAGATGCTGCGCGCGGCCGCCGCCGTGGACAGCGGGGCCGGGGTGCTGTTCATCGTGAAGAACTACACCGGCGACGTGCTCAACTTCGACATGGCCGCCGAGCTGGCCGAGGACGAGGGCATCCAGGTCGCGAAGGTGCTGGTCAACGATGACGTGGCGGTGACCGACAGTCTCTACACGGCCGGCCGGCGTGGCACCGGTGCGACCCTGTTCGTGGAGAAGATCGCCGGTGCCGCCGCCGACGAGGGCATGCCGCTGGAGCGGGTGGAGGCCATCGCCCGGCAGGTCAACGAGAACTCGCGCAGTTTCGGTATCGCGCTGAGCGCCTGCAGCACACCGGCCAAGGGCAGCCCCACCTTCGATCTGCCGACCGGTGAGCTGGAGTTGGGCATCGGCATCCACGGCGAGCCCGGCCGGGAGCGGCGCGCGATGATGACCTCCGGCGAGATCGCCGAGGCCGCCGTCGAGGCCGTGGTGGAGGACCTCCAGCCGCGCAATCCTGTGCTGGTCCTCGTCAACGGCATGGGGGCGACGCCCCTGCTCGAGCTGTACGGCTTCAACGCCGAGGTGCACCGGGTGCTCGCCCAGCGCGGTGTACCCGTGGCCCGGGTCCTCGTGGGCAACTACGTCACCTCCCTCGACATGGCGGGCGCCTCGCTCACCCTGTGCCAGGTCGACGAGGAGCTGCTGCGGCTGTGGGACGCGCCGGTGAAGACGGCGGGTCTGCGCTGGGGCATGTGA
- a CDS encoding NADPH-dependent F420 reductase: protein MTTIAVLGNGRVGGNLATALTRAGHEVTVADRTPGAAADAARTAQIVINATPGAGSLDRLVALREELRDKILVDVSNATVDGPDGLPVDLIYRGSSLAEQLQEALPESRVVKTLNTMLFPVMTAPATLTQAPDAFLSGEDPQAKQTVRHLLIELGWRKEWITDLGGIQTARATEAAILFVPHVIRSSGFTPFAISIAR from the coding sequence ATGACCACGATCGCAGTTCTCGGAAACGGCCGCGTCGGCGGCAACCTGGCCACAGCCCTCACCCGGGCAGGGCATGAGGTGACCGTGGCGGACCGCACGCCGGGCGCCGCCGCCGACGCCGCCCGGACAGCCCAGATCGTCATCAACGCCACCCCGGGCGCCGGCTCGCTGGACCGGCTCGTCGCCCTGCGCGAGGAACTGCGCGACAAGATCCTCGTCGACGTCTCCAACGCCACCGTCGACGGACCGGACGGACTGCCCGTCGACCTGATCTACCGCGGCTCCAGCCTCGCCGAGCAACTCCAGGAAGCGCTCCCCGAATCGCGCGTCGTCAAGACCCTCAACACCATGCTCTTCCCGGTGATGACCGCACCGGCCACGCTCACCCAGGCGCCCGATGCCTTCCTCTCCGGCGAGGACCCGCAGGCCAAGCAGACCGTCCGCCACCTGCTCATCGAGCTCGGCTGGCGCAAGGAGTGGATCACCGACCTCGGCGGGATCCAGACCGCCCGCGCCACGGAGGCCGCCATACTGTTCGTACCGCACGTGATCCGCTCCAGCGGATTCACGCCCTTCGCGATCTCGATCGCCCGCTGA
- a CDS encoding LysR family transcriptional regulator — protein sequence MQLDLNLLAALDALLEEGSVGGAAARLHVTAPAMSRSLGRIRRTTGDQILVRTGRTMTPTPYAIAVREQVHELLHQVQGVLAPSRELDLATLERTFTLRWHDSLVALSGPALLAAVRGQAPGVRLRFVAESSIDTPELRRGEVDLEANANRPSAPDIRAEKVGETSLVIVVRQGHPLTRVRTVTAKRYAAAEHVTVSRRGNLSNALDDALVRLDLTRRVVATAPTEAAALEFARGSDLLVSVPEATTRSAVADLGLVVLPLPLELPSAPIYLSWHQRYDTDHAHAWLRGLARTALAM from the coding sequence ATGCAATTGGATTTGAATCTCCTCGCCGCGCTCGACGCGCTGCTGGAGGAGGGAAGTGTGGGCGGGGCGGCCGCGCGCCTGCACGTCACCGCCCCCGCGATGAGCCGGAGTCTGGGCCGAATCCGGCGCACGACCGGGGATCAGATCCTGGTGCGCACCGGCCGCACGATGACCCCGACGCCGTACGCGATCGCCGTCCGGGAGCAGGTGCACGAGCTGCTGCACCAGGTCCAGGGGGTGCTGGCACCGAGCCGTGAACTCGATCTGGCGACGTTGGAGCGCACTTTCACCCTCCGCTGGCACGATTCCCTGGTCGCCTTGAGCGGCCCCGCACTGCTCGCGGCCGTGCGTGGACAGGCGCCGGGCGTGCGATTGCGCTTCGTCGCGGAATCGAGCATCGACACCCCCGAGTTGCGGCGCGGCGAGGTCGACCTGGAGGCGAACGCCAACCGCCCGAGCGCACCGGACATCCGTGCCGAGAAGGTGGGCGAGACCAGCCTTGTCATCGTCGTGAGGCAGGGGCACCCCCTCACCCGCGTCAGGACCGTCACCGCGAAGCGGTACGCCGCCGCCGAGCACGTCACCGTTTCGCGCCGTGGAAACCTCAGCAACGCCCTCGACGACGCCCTCGTGCGACTCGATCTCACCCGCCGCGTGGTGGCGACCGCGCCCACGGAAGCGGCCGCGCTGGAGTTCGCGCGCGGCTCCGATCTCCTGGTCAGCGTCCCCGAAGCCACCACGAGGTCAGCGGTCGCCGACCTCGGCCTGGTCGTGCTCCCCCTCCCGCTCGAATTGCCGTCGGCACCGATATATCTGTCGTGGCATCAGCGCTACGACACCGATCACGCCCACGCCTGGCTGCGCGGGCTGGCGCGCACCGCGCTGGCCATGTGA
- the dhaL gene encoding dihydroxyacetone kinase subunit DhaL: protein MLDAAFFRRWMTATAASVDREAERLTALDSPIGDADHGSNLQRGFTAVAAALEKEAPDTPGGVLTLAGRQLISTVGGASGPLYGTLLRRAGKALGDASEVSAEQLAEALRTGVDAVMTLGGAAPGDKTMIDALVPAVDALGDSFAASRTAAEEGAVATTPLQARKGRASYLGERSIGHQDPGATSAALLVAALAEAADE from the coding sequence GTGCTCGATGCCGCTTTCTTCCGCCGTTGGATGACGGCGACCGCCGCGTCCGTCGACCGTGAGGCGGAACGGCTCACCGCCCTCGACTCCCCCATCGGGGACGCCGACCACGGCAGCAACCTCCAGCGCGGGTTCACGGCCGTGGCGGCCGCCCTGGAGAAGGAGGCCCCCGACACGCCCGGCGGGGTTCTCACGCTGGCCGGACGCCAGCTCATCTCGACGGTCGGCGGTGCCTCGGGGCCGCTCTACGGCACGCTGCTGCGCCGTGCCGGCAAGGCGCTCGGGGATGCCTCCGAGGTCAGTGCGGAGCAGCTGGCCGAGGCGCTGCGGACCGGGGTGGACGCGGTCATGACGCTCGGCGGTGCCGCTCCCGGCGACAAGACCATGATCGACGCGTTGGTACCGGCGGTGGACGCGCTCGGTGACTCGTTCGCGGCGTCGCGGACCGCCGCGGAGGAGGGCGCCGTGGCGACGACGCCCTTGCAGGCGCGCAAGGGCCGGGCCAGCTATCTGGGTGAGCGCAGCATCGGACACCAGGACCCGGGCGCCACCTCGGCGGCGCTGCTCGTCGCCGCGCTCGCGGAGGCCGCCGATGAGTGA
- a CDS encoding Mu transposase domain-containing protein encodes MSVTVKKGRVERQVLIVRDHVLAGRAFSSVEELNAAFTAWVPLRRAKVHGTHGEVIGLRAVRDHMALRPLPATPYVVTQRHLRYVGKDCLVAFEANLYSVPALRIRPRQLVEIRATKSQVILHATTPDRRGETLLATHPRAAGRGARVVDERHWDGLPTGAGRRVTAGGDLPAPRQQNGGSEAGSLLALLNRAAATQVEVGRRPLSVYDELTGTRPFTTHPSTKESS; translated from the coding sequence ATGTCCGTAACCGTGAAGAAGGGCAGGGTCGAGCGCCAGGTCCTGATCGTCCGCGACCACGTCCTGGCCGGCCGCGCCTTCTCCTCCGTCGAGGAACTGAACGCCGCGTTCACGGCCTGGGTTCCGCTGCGGCGGGCCAAGGTCCACGGCACCCACGGTGAGGTCATCGGACTGCGGGCGGTCCGTGATCACATGGCCCTCCGCCCACTGCCCGCCACTCCATACGTGGTCACCCAGAGGCACCTTCGCTACGTCGGCAAGGACTGTCTCGTCGCCTTCGAAGCGAACCTCTACTCGGTGCCGGCTCTACGCATCCGGCCGCGGCAGCTGGTCGAGATCAGAGCCACGAAGTCCCAGGTCATCCTGCATGCCACCACACCTGACCGCCGGGGAGAGACCCTGCTTGCCACACATCCGCGGGCGGCTGGCCGCGGGGCTCGGGTCGTGGACGAACGGCACTGGGACGGTCTGCCCACCGGAGCCGGCCGCCGCGTCACGGCCGGCGGAGATCTGCCCGCACCGCGCCAGCAGAACGGCGGATCCGAGGCGGGATCGCTGCTGGCCCTGCTGAACCGGGCCGCGGCCACCCAGGTCGAGGTCGGACGAAGGCCATTGTCGGTCTATGACGAGCTGACCGGCACCCGCCCCTTCACCACCCACCCGAGCACGAAGGAATCGTCTTGA
- a CDS encoding inositol monophosphatase family protein has protein sequence MSETLQTTDLPATDADLLAQTAIAVRAAGAALRERFGEMVRYQTREELMRALAANDDTALDILRPRLTRLRPDAGWVEDELDGGALPPGEWWVVDPAEGNVNHLHALPDWAVTATLVRENQPVLTAVHLPLTGETYTALTGAGAHLDGRPLHVSRTADLGLSIVATSQARPDEDEKVVRRVGSSITAMLFDALVVRTSVPATLHLLNVAAGRIDAFWQFAGARADLLPGALLVTEAGGRISDTEGRPWTPQSESFLATAPGVHAEAVATLSR, from the coding sequence ATGTCCGAAACGCTTCAGACCACTGACCTCCCCGCCACCGACGCCGACCTGCTCGCCCAGACCGCGATCGCCGTCCGCGCGGCCGGTGCAGCGCTGCGCGAGCGCTTCGGCGAGATGGTCCGCTACCAGACCCGCGAAGAGCTGATGCGCGCGCTCGCCGCCAACGACGACACGGCCCTCGACATCCTGCGCCCCCGCCTCACGCGCCTGCGTCCGGACGCCGGCTGGGTGGAGGACGAGCTGGACGGCGGGGCGCTGCCGCCCGGCGAATGGTGGGTCGTGGATCCGGCCGAAGGCAACGTCAACCACCTGCACGCCCTGCCGGACTGGGCGGTGACCGCCACCCTCGTGCGTGAGAACCAGCCGGTGCTCACCGCCGTCCACCTGCCGTTGACCGGCGAGACCTACACCGCGCTCACCGGCGCGGGCGCCCACCTCGACGGCCGGCCGCTGCACGTCTCCCGGACCGCGGACCTCGGCCTGAGCATCGTGGCCACCAGCCAGGCCCGGCCGGACGAGGACGAGAAGGTTGTGCGGCGCGTCGGTTCCTCGATCACCGCGATGCTCTTCGACGCGCTCGTCGTCCGCACCTCCGTGCCCGCGACCCTGCACCTGCTGAACGTGGCCGCCGGCCGGATCGACGCCTTCTGGCAGTTCGCCGGCGCCCGCGCGGACCTGCTGCCCGGGGCGCTGCTCGTCACCGAGGCCGGCGGACGGATCTCCGACACCGAGGGCCGCCCCTGGACCCCGCAGAGCGAGAGCTTCCTGGCCACCGCACCCGGCGTCCACGCCGAGGCCGTCGCCACGCTCTCACGCTGA
- a CDS encoding IS5 family transposase (programmed frameshift) has protein sequence MGIVERLVPDELWKLFQRVVPEAPTRVRRVVGLHVAAVAVRLVRAVGATAHRRFTEWSKARVWAKLHRLVLDELGFRRELDWSRCAIDSVNMRALKKGEVTGPNPVDRGKYGSKIHLITERTGLPLSVGISGANLHDSQALVPLVQGIPPIRSRRGRRRRRPGKLHGNKGCDYNHLRRWLRSRGITPRLARKGKDSSQRLGQHRWAIERTMAWLGGCRRPHRRYERKASHFLASVSIACTLICYRRLTSTDDLQDASA, from the exons GTGGGAATTGTTGAGCGGCTCGTGCCGGATGAGCTGTGGAAGTTGTTCCAGCGGGTGGTGCCGGAGGCGCCGACTCGTGTTCGTCGCGTCGTCGGGCTGCACGTGGCAGCAGTTGCCGTCCGGCTCGTTCGGGCCGTCGGGGCAACCGCTCACCGGCGATTCACTGAGTGGTCGAAGGCTCGGGTGTGGGCTAAGCTCCACCGCCTGGTTCTCGACGAGCTCGGGTTCCGTCGCGAGCTGGACTGGTCCCGCTGTGCGATCGACTCGGTGAATATGCGGGCTCTGAAAA AGGGGGAGGTGACAGGCCCGAATCCTGTGGACCGAGGCAAGTACGGCTCGAAGATCCACTTGATCACTGAGCGGACCGGTCTGCCTCTGTCCGTCGGTATTTCCGGTGCAAATCTGCACGACAGTCAAGCCCTCGTCCCGCTGGTTCAGGGCATACCACCGATCCGGTCTCGGCGCGGCCGACGACGACGTCGTCCAGGCAAGCTGCACGGTAACAAGGGCTGCGACTACAACCATCTGCGGCGATGGTTACGCAGTCGCGGGATCACGCCCCGGCTCGCCCGCAAGGGAAAGGACTCCAGCCAGCGGCTGGGCCAGCACCGCTGGGCCATCGAACGCACCATGGCCTGGCTCGGCGGGTGCCGGCGCCCGCACCGGCGCTACGAACGCAAGGCCAGCCACTTCCTGGCCTCCGTCAGCATCGCCTGCACCCTCATCTGCTACCGCAGACTCACCAGCACGGACGATCTTCAGGACGCGTCGGCGTAG